TCTCCAGCCTCACAGGTGTGCAGACCTCGGGATCATTTGCAGAACAAATGAATGGAGTAAGGACCactctctgcctgctgagtgaCTACCAAGCCCTTCCAGTGTCTACCTCAAAGCCTTCACTCTGTTCAGTTCTGCTCTCCTCTCACTCCCCTTAGAAGAAAGCCCaggtccctcaacctagaactcgGACTCTGGAGTACAGACCCACTACCTCACCCCTCAACTTTGCACTTGGACTTCAGCATCCTAGAGTCATTGTCCTTGTCTTCCACGCCCTACCCCAGGCACATCCTGCTGTTTCGATTCCTTGGGTTTTCGCACAAGTTGCCTAAATTTCCATCAGCACATACCAGACTGGTCCTTAAAGTCCAGGCATCACATACTCTAGGATTTTCCGTTCCTCCTGCATGTATTTGGCAGTTGTGTTCTCAGGTGACCACTGTGACCCTGAGACAGCACTTACTGCCCTGTCTGGGTTGCATGATTTTGACACTGAAAGCAGAGCAGTCATCTGTCACCTCAGATCCCAACTCACACAGCACAGAATGCTAGTAGGTCGTTAAGAGTTAGTGGGTGAGTGGCTGACTGAATAAAAAATGCCCCAACTGCCTGAGCCTCCCAAACATCAGATGCCATACTCAAGATTCTGTAAGGGTATTTTGCCTCCAACAAGGGACCTCTGCTTCTTACCTCTTACCTCAGAGTCCCCAACTTTATGCCCCATTCCCGATTAAAGCCAATTCATGGCCCTTTTTGCTGACCTTATAAGTCCTCACTTAATTCTGGAACCAATTTGTCTCTCTGCTCTTTGCCCAACCAAACCAGACACTTTATAGCCTGGAAGTGTCTTCCTGTCCCTAGGACCTTGATATGTTAAATTTTCTGCCTCACCTGAGGTCTGATTGGctagtaccattttttttttttttggtcagtacAAAAACCTGGGTTAattaccccctcccccccaaaaaaaccaaagttAACTACCCTTTCTTGGAACACTCTGTAGCATTTCAGACCCCCACCCCACAAcgtgcaccttttttttttttaatgcaagaaTCTCATAattcagactggcctcaacttcaatatacaaatatacagcCCCGGATGGCCTTGAACGCCTGACCGTCCattcaccttccaagtgctgtatTTACAGGTGTTTACTGCAATGCCTAGTGTATGCAactctgggaatggaacccagggcttgtgttaggcaagcactgtatAAATTGAGCCCCAGCCCCAGCGGGCCTCGACATTTCTAAGTGTCATTTACCGGGTATGCGATTCTGTGACTAATGGTTGTCTCAAGTACAGGATTCGAACTTTCTGAAGACGCCAGGGACCCTATTTTCTGTGCGTTCCAATGGTGGGTACAAGGCCTAGCAGTTATATGCGCGCAGACACATAAAATTTCCAGGAATGAATGAACGTATGCGCCTTGCGTTTATGTCCCCTCCTCCCTAGCACCTCCTTCTGTACCATCACCTGGTACACAATAGGTGCTTAATAAGCCCTTGTCGGAAGATGAATGAAAAGTGAACTAAATGTCAGCGCGTCCCTCCCTTGGCCTTTTGCCTTCTGCTGGTCTGTCTCTTTATACAgaacatgtgtatatatagttgTAGATGTAACTCTATATTCATGTGTTATGAGCCCCTCTCCAGGagttgggctgggctgggctgggctgggagtccctccctcccctccccccgccccgcccccacatgcacacagcaaaacgtttaaaatgaaaacatctcaAAACTGCAAAAAACACCAcgggccctccctccctcccctgaaaTCTTCccaacacaaaaaaataaaacacagcgCTCCCACCCTGGAGCCCCTTTTCCTGTcccgtccccctcccccaaggGTCCCTGCTTCGGAGCGTGACGGGGTTCCCCACGCccccggggtgggggggggggcgggtagaGGGTGCGGAGAGGGGCTAGAAGGCCCAGCGGTGTCCAGCGCGCTCGCGGGGATAGACCTAGGGGGCACCCCGATCCGGCGGCCTCGTTGCACGCGCGCCCGCGCACGCGCCCCGGACACGCCCCCCGGCTCCCCGCGAGGGCGCGTGCCCCCTACACGGGCGTGGTTTTCCTGTTGAGCGTGTTGGTGTTGGACGCGGCGGCCTCTTTGGACAGGGTCCCAGGAGCGGGCGCTGCAGGAGCAGGCGGCGCGGGCGCGGGCGCAGCGGGCGGCCCGGTGACCGTGACCGTGACGCCGGACGCCGCCTCCTTGGGGAAGGCGTTGTGCAGCGTGAGGAAGCCCGCCGAGCTCCCGCGGTCCCGCTCGGAGCCCGCCCCGCCGCCCCCAGCCGCCCCGGCCGCCCCGCCGTAGGCACCCACGCCggcaccgccgccgccgcccccggCGCTCGCCAGCCCCGCAGCCACGCTGCCCTTGGACGGGTCGCGGCTGAGCGTGTACATGGAGATGTCCGTGGAGGCGAAGCCCGGGCCCCCGGGGCCGCCGGGAGATGCATCCCGCGATGGCGACGCCTCGCTGGAGCCTCGGGAGCTGGAGCGGGAGCGGCGGCGGTAGCGGAAGCGGTAACTGGGCAGACGGAGGATGGCCGAGGGGCCGCTCCCGCCACTGCCGCCCGCGCCGCCGCCGGCCTTGAGCAGGTCCGAGCGTGATTGACAATGTGCCTCGCGGCTGCGCTCGATGTAGATGTTGACCGCCAGCACGCCGATCACCTCGGCCAGGATGAAGGACAGCCCGCCGAAGTAGAAGGACCAACCGTACGAATAGTGGTTTTTCTTCTCCTCGTCCCTCTTGGGGCCCGGCTCGCCCGCGTTGGCTGATATGTACACGATCACCCCGATGATGTTGCTCAGGCCTGGATGGAGACGGTCATGTGGGAGCCTCGAGGCCGCCAGGGCCCGAGGACTTCCGACTGTCTTAAAGCCCCAAAACTCCAAGCCAGGTACTCCACTGGCTAAACCCCAAGAGTCTAAGCCCCGAGACCCATGGTCTACAAGTGTCTAAGCCTTGATCCCATTGGGTTGAACTCCACCTGGtctaagccccacccccactgggAGTCTAAGTACCTCACTAGTCTAagaggctgagccatctctactgAACTAAATTCTACCCAGGAGTTTTAAATcctatattcattcatttaactcCACCTCTATTTCTGCTGGGCTAATTTCTACTCCAGCAATCTGAGCCCTGCCCCATTAGCCTAACCCCTATCCAGCAGTATTAAGTCCGCTTGCTACGATCCACCCAAGAACTTAAGCTCCACCCTTACTGGACTAAATTCCACACCGAGTCTCTGAGCCCTGCTGTCATTGGTTTGAACTTCACTCTTACGTAGTTTAAGTACTACTCCAATGAGTTAACTCTGCCTCAGGGATCTTAGCTCTGCCTCCAAGAGTCAAAAACTCTTCCAGAGAAGTCCAAGGTCTGTTCCCATCGGCCTGAGCCATCTTCAGAAATCTAAGCCCCTCCTCCACTGGCTTAAGTACTTCCCTTGGAGGTCTGGCCTCTGCCCTCTGTGTTAGCTCCATTCTTCAGTTAACATTGGCCCTACTTTTGCGTAACCCAAGCCTCCTCTCTGCTCAGTCCCTAAGTCTCGCCTATATGGGTCTACATTGCACCTTATGTGGGCAAGGCCTGGACCCCAAGAAGACTCAGACCTTACCTTCTGAGGAGATTTCTGGCAAAGGTTACCAATGGCTCATCTCTTTCCTAATAATATTAACTCTTTTTCATGGTCTAGGTGTCACCCCCAGGTAGTCCAGGTTCTGCCCCTTCTTGTCTAGCCTCCATTGGCCTAAACTCTGCCCCAGCACATCTAGGCTCAACCCTGACTGGTCTTAAACCTTCCCTTCCTGAGGTAGTCTCAGGCTCGGTTTCCAGTTCCTGTCCAAAGTATAAACCCACATCTTCCTTAggttcctccctcttctccttctgcGGCTAATGATGTAATTCCACTTTAAGTCTCTCGGCCCTACCATTGCTGAGCTAACTCCCTGCACTGCAGAGTCCTAGCCTGGGTATGTAGCTAACTCACTCTGGTAGGCTGCTGTTTGCACTTAGAATAGATCGCCATTGTACTCCAAGCCAAACCTCCAGTTTTTTAAACTCCAGGCTAGACTCCCACCCTGCCACATACCTCTCCCAGACCTAACTGTCCCCTCCCTGTGCAAATCTAGACCATCCCTCTCCACAACACTCACCCTGCCATTTACATGTGTTAAACTCCCTTCTAGGAGTCTGTGCCCCATTTCACTAATCTAATCTCCACAGGGGTGAAGGAGTCTAAATCCTGTGCCCATTGGTCTAAACCCACCTGTGAAATCTAAGCAAGCTCAGTTTCCATTAGCCTAAACTACATCTCTTGTGCAGAAGGGAGACTCTTCTGCATTCTACCCCACTTTCTAGCCCCAATCTTACCATTAGTGAGTGGGTCTAAGCTCTGCTCCTAAAGATTTATCATCCTGGGTATCTGCTACCCTAGGCCCAGTTTTCTTTTAGGGGGGTGTGGGTGGATATTTTGAAATTTCCCACAGTGCCTAGGTAGTCTTCAAACTCTCCATGTAGGCAAGGCTGATCCTCGAATTTCTGATCGTCCTGAATTGCAGGCTGGCACCACTGCATCAGGCTTATGCTTTGCtgaggatggaatccagggctttgtgcacttGGTTACGTTTACAACCCAAGGAAGGCCCTAACTCTTGAGGTGACCGACTCCACATTCTCGCTCCTTGCATAACCTCTCTCCTGAAT
This genomic stretch from Arvicanthis niloticus isolate mArvNil1 chromosome 30, mArvNil1.pat.X, whole genome shotgun sequence harbors:
- the Cacng8 gene encoding voltage-dependent calcium channel gamma-8 subunit; protein product: MTIAISTDYWLYTRALICNTTNLTAGDDGPPHRGGSGSSEKKDPGGLTHSGLWRICCLEGLKRGVCVKINHFPEDTDYDHDSAEYLLRVVRASSIFPILSAILLLLGGVCVAASRVYKSKRNIILGAGILFVAAGLSNIIGVIVYISANAGEPGPKRDEEKKNHYSYGWSFYFGGLSFILAEVIGVLAVNIYIERSREAHCQSRSDLLKAGGGAGGSGGSGPSAILRLPSYRFRYRRRSRSSSRGSSEASPSRDASPGGPGGPGFASTDISMYTLSRDPSKGSVAAGLASAGGGGGGAGVGAYGGAAGAAGGGGAGSERDRGSSAGFLTLHNAFPKEAASGVTVTVTGPPAAPAPAPPAPAAPAPGTLSKEAAASNTNTLNRKTTPV